The genomic segment aagtTACTATGCATCAAATGTGCATGGGACTGAGCTGAGAAAATGCACAATGCACAATCTACCCTCAGGAAGATTACAATACATTTGGGGGCACACAAACCAACAGCTCCACAAGACAATGTATTTATTACTGAGCTTTAAACTGtatgacatatatgtatatagaagaCACCTAGAAAGAAAGTCTCCTGAGTGAAAAGTTACAAGTTAATACACAAATGAGTACAGTCTTCTTCATTGGAGGTACTGAATTGGGAAGAAAACAATTTGCCTAGATGACCTGCAGTACGGTCCTTTTTGGAGAAAGAGGATTCATCAGTCCTACAAGTCCAAGAATCAGAAGTAACAGCAACGAGGAAACCAAACAGGCCTTTTTCAATTGATAAAGTGGCATCACCCTTTCACACTGCCTTACAGGGAGAGCATTTAAAACTCTAGATTATATAAAATGGTGAAGAAAAGCTAACTTTTAATGGAAAACACACAGGTTCTACCATGGCCTCTGGGACATTTAAATATTTGGTCTCTCCATGAAGTTAACCACCGAGTATGGTAAGAATGATGCTTGTGCCATCCACGGAGCATGCCCTCACCTGACTGATGATAAAAAGCATTCTTAACAATCAGAATGGAACTGGAACGAGAAACCCATGGCTGAAGTTATTATGGTCTCTTTGTTGACCACCTTTGCCCTCCCACATCATTTCCCGTTAGTGAGATTTGGGGAGATGGGAGGTGTAGGAGTGAAGGAGAACAGAatgaggagagaagggaggaatttttattttctctttaggcCTAAAGAAAGTGCTTCTCTAGGAAACAGAGGTTTTCTCCATTGTCTGAAATCCTGTGGCTGCTTGTGGTTTGAGGCTGCCCTTTCAGGAAAATAGTTGAGGACTCAAGACATTCctatcagcatattaaaaagatactGCTTTCAGTCTCGCTCCAGGAGGAGCCACCTAAAAATAAGCACATCGAGGTACACAGAAGCATCAGAACTTCTGTAAGAAAATGACAAGAACTCTAAAGAAATTTGCTTTCTTATCCACAAACACAGAATAAGCTAATCCAAAAAAGTGTTATTCTCTTCCTCTAGGCAAGACATTTAGTTTTACTGAAACTAACTCAGATGATATACTTTTTCAATCTGCTGAACATCCAGCTTATTGAGGTCTACAGATATCAAGAAAACACCTCAAGACGTTTTTCTTTTGTCAACAGCAATAGGGCCATATCCTATCTTCCTGATTTCTTACCTGGCATATTATTCATTGATGGCAAGTTGGGAGAACGAGCTGGAGGGGAGTCATCATCTGAGCTGGCCACGGTCTTGATGGCGTCGTGGTATAACGGGGTAGAACTGGGCATTGCAAACTTGGACATTCGAGACATCATAATAGACAGTGGGTTCTGGGAAAGGGTCGGCTCTGGAGGCATGGTGTAAGGTGTACTAGAGGGAAGACTTCCCGGGATACTCACAGAGACAGACTGGCTGGCTGTAGGAGGTGGGGGGCCACCTAAGAGAAGGCAAAATAAAACAGGGCAGGGAATTAGATTCTCCTGAAGGTTCTTGGGCCTGTGATTCTGAACTAGCAGGGAATGAGACAGATGAATGGGACAGTGTTATTAGACCCAGGACATGAATCATCAGTCTTCTAGTCAAGCTCCGTGTGTGTGCAGAGGGAGATGGCAGCATACGATGGAGGTGACAGCTCAGCAGATGGCAGGACAACGCACCAAGGATGCGTGAGAAATATTAGCTCAAACTTGGGAAAACCACGCCTCACAAATTCCTTCACTGAAAACAATGGGAAATAAGTGGATCTCTTACCCTTGCCAACCACAATTCAGAATTTGCCTCTGGCGTTAAGTGTGCTTGGAAGCCAGATGAGCCATCCCACCTCAGGTACTGACCAGAGTATCCTACACATGCTCCTGACTGATTTCCTCCACCAAGATGTCTGCACTCAAAAGGTCTGAGGGGGCCACTCTGCTGGACTGCTTTGTAAAGAACTGCTACCCAATGGAGAGGCACACTTTAACCTGGTAGGATAAATCTCCTACCTCATTCTGATTCTAGTCTTTCTCAAGTGGAGACAGCACAGACCTAGTATTTATACCTCAGTGCTCATCTACTGACCGCCTCCGGTCCTGTTCACAAAACCACCATCATCAGTAAGAACTTCCCCCAGGAAGTAAATACTAATAAATTGCAGCTGATCTGTGAGAATAGCAGTCTAACATGGAGAAGGTTTCAGAAACTGTTTCAATGGTTGACACATATTTACAAGAACCACTCAAGTCTCTCAGCAGTCTCCCCTCTTTGCTTGGGATGACACTCACTCTCTTAACACAAAGACAGACCTCTGAAGTAAGTGGGGCTGATGTTTAAAGGAAACACATTTATCCTTTAATCTTAACACATTTGTTAAGACATTTGAGTTCCCTGTGAAAATGTAAATCGTTCAGTGAAATGATATGCatttcccattctcctcccagtCCTATCCCATAAACATATCTTGCACTAAAGCCCATGAATCTTCACCAGGATTGGACACTTGAGCATAACCCCATGGGAGTACCAACTCTGCACCTTGCCACAAATACATCCATCTTGGCAAAAGCCCCCTCCTTTGGCTGCATAATCAGGACACCAGTTTTCTTAAAGTATGTAAACCAGGCTTTCACAATCTCTGGCTATAGGTGCAACTGTGAGGATGAGAACATACTGACCTGACTCTACACTTGCCAGCATGGCTGGGGAGGCCATGGTGAGGGGCGCTTTGTGGTTTGGAGGGATCCCAGGACTCTGAAGAGGAGGTTTTGGAGACGAGGTCCATCCAGGTGATGGGGCAGGAAGTGATGGAGACTTGAGGTGAACAGGCGAAGCAGCAGCAGACCCCAAGACGGGCGGGGACTTAATGGAAGCAGCGGCAGCTGGGCCCGCCAGCATGCCTGCCAGCTGCGATGGAGTCTGGGGGGACTTGAGGTTCCCCGAGGGTGAGCCCAGCATCGGTGACTGGACTTGGCGCATCGTGGGAGATTTCAGAGGGTTGATGCCTGGGGAATGCACCTGGCTGCCTGCCACAGATATATCCACGGGCTTCCGCCCCAGGCCGCGCTGAACGGGAGGAGCTGTGTTGAGGCTAGTGGGGTTACTGGAAGGGTTGAGAGGTAGTGGTGGCATATGACTGAGCCGGCTGTTAGTCCTTTGGTCGGGCCCCATGGGTTCTCTGAGATTCCGCAAGCCACTGTTGCTGCCTGGACCCTGAGACATGGGGAGGAACGGCCTGGGGCCCATGCCATACTCTTGCTGCGGGTGCTCACCGAACGGCAAGGGCACCATCTTCTGCTGAGCAGGCAGCATGTCCGCGCCACCTGCACGGAGCTTCAGCATCTCCTCGGGCCCCGCCCCAGCCTCTCTCATCTTCTGAGGTATCATCTGAGAGTTGGATCCCATGCTGACATTTAAACTGACATCTCCCTTCATCCCACTGGGAACCATCCCAAACTCGAGTTCCCGGCCAGGGCCCAGCTGCGGGGGCATTCCTTTTGGAAAGTCACCCCTGGAAGGGCTCAGTGGGCCCTCCACTGGTATTCGTGGGAAAATGGGATTATTCCCTGGCTCCACATGGCGCTGGGAGCCTGGGATCATCCTGTTCATCTCCATTCCAGGCCTGATGCCTTCCACGCTCATCCCCGGGGGCAATCCCAGCTGCTTCTCTGCCAGCTGCTGTTGAAACATCTCTTCAGACAATCCTTGGGGGTTTGGGAAGCGCTCCCCTCGGCCAGGACCACTGAAGACGCCCTGGCCAGGCGGGAAGTTTCGACCGTCTGGGATTTTTGGCACATCGTCTGGCCAGCTGACTGCAGAAAGACCTGGTCGCGATGCCGGGTTGGGGACATTGGGCCCCTCCATCTCAGAATTCATCATTCCTGCAAATCCAGGGAGGCGCATTTGGCTCCCTGGCATGTTGGGGTGGGGAGCCATGGCTCTTGGGGGCAGAGAATGGGGCATGTTGATCCCATCGGCAAAGGGCTCTGagcccccaggcccccaggcctcACCAGGGGTCATCTGGTACGGAGGGGGGGGCCCTCGGACCACTCCCCGAGGCCCGTGCTGATGGACCATCATGTCCTGGAGGGAGCACTGCTGCACGACCACTTGctcctgcttcctcctcttctcttcgtAGAACTCCTGCTGCAATTTCAGCCACGCTATCTGCTCAGGGGTCATGTGATCCAGGTGGTCGGGTCCGATGGGCCCAGACTGGGAGTTCATGGAGGGTGGAACCATTTCATCTGGAGAAAAGGGCACATCTCTGTGTCCTTGAGGGCCAAATGGAGCCCCCACGTCTGTCCGGGGCCCAGGTCCCTTACCTAGGCTTTGGGATTGAACCATCATGGCCTGTATAGGCCCTTCTGGTTTTTTCTGAGGTCCATCTAATACCCCAGTGTTCTGCTGGGGTCCCCCACTCTGTCCTCCTGGGAATTCCTTCTCATCGGGGAAAAGCATTCGCTGGATATCTCTGAGCGTTTGTAAGGAGCGCTCCCGGTGCTCCAGCTGCTCCTGAGATAGTCCATCAGGGTTCTCCCCCAGTGTGGGGGGCTCTCCACTGGACACCGGCGGAGGCGGGGGGGCTTTGGGATCTGCTGAAGAGCTATTGCTCCCCTGGGAGACAGGGGTCACGGCTCGGTTGTTGGGCGTTGAGTTTGGCCCGGTGCTGTCTGGGGGCAGTGGAGTGGAGCCGGCAGGGCTGCCGACAGAAGGGATCAGTTTGTTTTCTACCCCAGGACTGTCCCGGTCCAGGGGACGCGGGGGGGCGGCAGGCTTGGGTGCTGGTGCCGGAATGGGGGGAGTTGGCTGCAGCCTGGTGTTCTGGGAAGAATTCTGGTCCTGGTTGGCTGGAGCTGGGGGCTGTTGTGGGAGAGGTTTCGGATCATTTCGAAGGGCAGATATCTGTGTGTTCTGAAGATAAAcgagattttaaaaatcattggtaAATTGAACAGAAGGGCAATGAAAAGAGCATGATATGTTATAAAGGACTGGTCCCAGCCACATAAATCTACACTGACACTTGGTATAGAAACTGCTCATGTACAAACCCCATGGACATGAAGACATTTTGATTTCTTCCCTCACATTTTACTGTCAAACGGTATCCTCTTTCCCAAGCTGAAGATTAGGTTTCAATAACTTTATAAGCATGCCAAGGGAAAGCCACTCTGCTGGAGTGAATACATCTGAGTATCTATTTCGAGGAACAGGTTTGATATCACATGTCTACTACGTGTTTTTGATTCAGGGAGAGATTAGTTTCTTGGTATGTGGGAGGCTGTACCTAACacctttttctttccctgaaagTATAAATGGGTATGTAGACTTCTCACTGTCAATCAAAGAGCCTGACGTTTTCAACTGAAAAAGAAAGTCCCTGTCACTTCCAGCTCAGTACTCCACCAGCCAGAGGCGGCAGGTGAGGCTGCTCCACTTCACCGTCTCCCCTGGCACGGTGACTAGTGAAGCACTCCTCTCCTTTAGTTTCCAAGGGGCCTGACATCTCcgatttctgttttcagtttgtgATCACTGATTCAATATTTGATAAGAACTTGCACATTAACTGCAGTAAGATAATCTGTAGGCAAGAAACatctgtgaagaaatctgaggctAGCTTGTGGTGTCTCTTGATCTGTTCTTTCCAAGAGACAGCACATGGCCCTTTCTACAGGCTGGATGAGTGTCTTATTATTTATTAAGTACCAATACCACATTTAAGTCCTGGATAAAGGTAGGCTCGCCTGTAAGAGGTGACATGGATGTTGTCAGTGTTTGGAAGAGGGATATAAAATGTTCTGCATCTATGCCTTGGCCCTGCTGGAGGTTCGGGTACTAGAGAAGGGCAGTACTGAAGAATAGAAGGGCCCAGCCTACCCCTCCATCAAGGGATCTCGAGAGCAGCAGGATCCCTTTTTGATGTTCACTTCCTTCTACCTGTTCACTTAATCCAGTCTGTATTTCCAAACCCCTAAGGCTCTTACTTACATCCCCACCTACTCTCTGGAATGTTTCTCAAGGTACACATTTGTACAGAAATCATTACATGTATCCCTGAACATGAACAGCTCACATTCTGTGGACATGTACATAAATGCTCCACTTGCTGGTATTCTCCATGCATCTATGCCTGCAGACCAAGAGTGAGGTGGGGCGGACTGGCTGAACCTAGATGACTCTGGACGTCACAGTGTCCTCGGTGTCTCTGACTATTTAACTGGAGTCTGGAGGTCACCTTAATTTTCTCTCCAGAGCCAGTTTACGTTTGGTTTTGTTGGCCAGGCTGTGTTTGTGCGTTAAGGGTGGATACTCATTTCCTAGAAGGGTGACTGTGACGGAAGAAATGGTTTAGTACCactctttttattttagatttggaGCAATGGTGACTGGACTATTCCCAATACCCTCCTTAACTCCTCTTCTGATTTCATTTTAGTACTAGAGGAGGTGGAGGTAAAAACTGTATGAAGATCTGTCATTAAGTCAATAAAACACTGGTTTGAGCTGCAATTGTGCCCTATATATTCcagaacaatataaaatataaatacttctaaagtataaattaaaaatatatacacttaaaatattacatatacacTTCTTCTACCCTTTAGTGGAGATACAGAGAGACATGAAATTCCTTTGCTTGGTCTAGGAAAGCCCAAGCCCTGCTATGTCACAGGAAGGCAGCCTAAGTTCTCATACAACATGGACAAAATGTCATCTATTCTATACTGAATTATCACCTCATTTAACTTTTCCCATGTTTAAGACTCATCCCAGTTTTATATTTCATGCTTCCTGAAAGCAGGGATTGTGTCTTGAACCTCTAGTGTCCTCACACCACTGGGTGCAATGCCTTGACAATCTGAGACACAAGGAACACCGTTTGGTTCAATTTGAGACACTACGTATGTTAAACAACCACTGCACGCATGTTCTAATGTAGTTTACAGCAGGTGCTTAAGTTCCAGAGAGGAAACAAACATTAActgtaattttgaaaatatcaagCAATTAAAAACATTCAATGGTTCTCTCTGAAATAAATAAGAATCATTCTGAAAGCCACTGAGACTCTCATTATGGAATTATCAGCATGTACTCCAGTCCTGTAGGGCGGTAGTAAACTGTTTCTTCTGTCACAGTCTATAGGAAACCAGTGACCACCCTTAACTGttgtttttcctctgttctttAAGTAACTCAAGAGtgcctgttattttttttaattctgctgTATATGCAGGGTCTGAATTCAGAATTTCCCAGAGAGGGCCACATTAAGGAAATCCTAAGATAGCCGTATGtctcctttttattttgcacCTCTTCTCTTCTAGTAATTCATCAACATATCAGCATGCTACCAGAAAAGGCCAGAGTGATGTGCTTAAAACTACACAACTAGGTTAAATGCTCAAAATATAGCTGATACCAAGACTATCTCCCTACTGAACCCTCATGgattgttggtggggatgtatACCAGGGTAGGCACTacggaaaacagtgtggagattccacAAAGAATTACAAATACAACTaacatataatccagcaatttcactcctggctctttatccaaagaaaacaaaaacaccaattaGAAAAGATATCTGTACACTTAtgttgttcactgcagcattatttacaatagccaagatatggaagcaacctaagtgcccattaaTAGATGAATAAAGACTAtatggtgtacacacacacacacacaaaatggagtagtacttagccattaaaaaagaatgaaaccttgccattttcaaaaacatggatggacctagagggtattgtgctaagtgaaataagtcagagaaagacaaacatgtggaatctaaaaaaaacaaagcaaatgattAAACATAACTAAACAGgaacagagtcacagatatagagaacaaacaggtCATTTAAAGAGGAGGGGGGCCATTGGAGGAGGACATAAACAGGTGATGGAAGTTAAGAGTACAatctttcagttacaaaataaatgagtaataggtgtgaaatgtacagtgtgggggaTATAGTCAATAACTGTGTGATACCTTTGTACAGTGATACATGGTGACTAGACTTATGGTGATcactttgaaatgtatagaaatatcattTCACTATGTTGCACACCACAAACTAACACAGTATAGGTCAGTTAAACGTCACaaacaaactcaaagaaaaacagattagATTTGTGATAACCAAAAGTGGGGGGACTGGGGGAGAGGGAATTGGAGGAGGGCAGCAATAAGGTATAAACTTCTAGTTGTAGGATAAGTAGGTACTAGGAATgtaatgacggagaaggcaatggcaccccactccagtactcttgcctggaaaatcccatggatggaggagcctggtaggctgcagtccatggggtcgctaagagtcggacacgactgagcgacttcactttcactttccactttcatgcattggagaaggaaatggcaacccactccagtgttcttgcctggagaatcccatggacggagaagcctggtaggctgcagtccatggggttgcacagagttggacacgactgaagggacttagcagcagcagcagcaggaatgtaATGTAtaacacaataaatataattaatgctGCTGTATGTTctacataaaaattaagaaagtacacctaagagttctcattacaagacaaaaaaaattttttgtcttaaattttgtatgtatataaGATGATgataatcattttgtaatgtatgtgAGTTAAAGTATACAGTACAGTTGGCTGTACACTTTAACTTACACAGTGCTGTCCACCaactacatctcaataaaactggaagaaggaaaaaaagattatCAGTGAATTAATCATCTCCCACATTTAGAGTCACCTTATAACCTTTAAACCATTATTCCACTTGTAAGATGACATACCAGAGGGGCTGTGCTTCTCTCTGTCTTGCTGTTAGAGATGTTCTGGATGTGGAAAGAGACAATAGTTTCAACCTGGCCCTTCAATACAGCTTCTGCAGCCCTacaaagagagaagagaggcaCACACTAGGACTTGTTTCTATTTCACTAACTGAAATTCTAAAGCATTTTAACCCCAGACCGAACTGGTATGAGAGAGGAAGAAGTATAAAGAACCACCGGCAATGCCCAGTGAGAAGAAATCAAGATAAAAAGGTTTTCATTACTTGTCTGTCATTTACTGTAActcttctgaaatttaaaaatagccatTAGCAAATCTCAAAAGAGGCATTAAACAACCCCagggttttttcctttaaaccCGTCCACTCTGGTAGGTGTTTATAGAGAATCCTAGTTCAAAATCCCAACCCAAGAAGGGTAAAATGAATTCTCACACCTTATCATAATTTAAGGTTGCCAAGATTCACtctatatcttaattttaaaaatgttagatgaaaacagtcagaaaactatATAGTgtatattcacattttaaataaacaaatatccaGTGATGCATCTGTCTACTAGAAACGTTCGTAACAGTTACTTCTGTAAATTCTTGAgactttttatttacattttctaattattctaAAATGGACATGTATTACTTATTatgccattttaaaaagaatgttgaGTTGCAGAACAGTGTGTGCTGTGCCATCGAcccttttcctgtttaaaaaagtatatatatgtgtatctgtatAAGCCTAAAAAGTTTCTCTGGAAGGAAAGCAAAGGAACTACCACCAATGGTTGCCTCTGGGAGTAGGGGAGTGggggttttatattttattttactgttttctgtagtgttAACCTTCAGTAATAAAACAAGTGGGCAAAAAAAAGGTCTCTTCAAAGGGAATAAAAATTTAGACGCCCAAACACGCAAGCCACACCAGCATCAAGACACAGCCATTAACTTACTTATTAGCCATCTCAGTAGAAAACACATACACCACTTTGGCAGGAGTCTTCTGAGCAGGTGTGGGCTCTGGGGCAGTAGTCTGGCCATGGGAGGGGGTGGAAGACCTAGGGACTGTAGCATTTGATGGGGTCATCGAGTGTGGTGTGTGCTGGGAATCCTGGGACTTTATGTGGTCAGCAGAATTacattctaaaaaaataaaaagattaatgtTATAGAAAGtataaagctttcttttttctgccAGCATTTATAGCATCATAATGCAAACACCTTGAAAATTTCAAGGAGGAAGTATCTTGTTAAGAGGAAATTCCTCTattcataaaaatacaaatacacttCTCCCATTTAAATGACTAAGTACAAAGCACTCTTTCCCACATCCTTACTGCTCTACTACACATTCTTTGAAAAGTGTGCaggtgctagttgctcagtcgtatccaactctttgtgaccccatggactgtagcctgccaggctcctctatcactggaattctccaggcaagaatactggagtgggtagccattctcttctccaggggatattcccgacccagggattgaacccaggtctcctgcactgcaggcagattctttaccatctgagcaccagggtTTAGATATTAGCATAAATGTCCCTACTTCCTGGAAACCTTTTTTGGAACCTCCTGGGCTGGATGTCCCTGCTAGTTACACCCATAGCCCCCTAACTTCCCTTACTTCAGTGTTTATCaaatttcattgtaattttttaaatgatctgcTATCTAGGTGCATTTAAACCCTTGAGGATAGCAACTGTTTCAGTTTTGCTGACCGTAGCACCCCTAGCACCCAGCATAGTGCTGGTGCTCAAAACAGGCCTCCCACAAACAacctgaagaagaaaggaaagacaggGGAACAATTACAGAGGTACTCATTTCAAATTTGGGTTGGGGAGTCACCGTTTCACTCCCTGAATGTTAGTTTCACATTCTGGCCTACAGTtaagatgttttattttacaCTAAGTGAGGGAAAGCCTAGAGCATAGCCATGGGTCCCATGCCCTTCTGGGCTCACTCCACTGTGGTACCTACTGGATCTCTACCACATGGAGCCCCTCATTCCCGCCATGGTGAAACTGGCTGGGACAAATCTGGACTTGTGCCAGGACAGCCTCTTGTACCTACAACTGGCAAAATGGCAGCCAGAACGCATGCAACCCAAGTCTTGAAGGACTAATTTCATGGAGAAGAGGAAGAGTTGTCAGAAAAACTGCTCCAGTGTGGGCTCTGGCATAGATTAACTGGAGCTACTGGCTTGACACTCAAGTACACAAAAGCACGGAGACCAGAAACATCCATAAGTACATGGTTAGAGTCGTGCAACATTCTCAAACACTTGCATCCTCAAGGGCAAGAACTCAACAAGGTCGTTCCAAACTATTCTTCAGTTCGTAGGAAAATGACCAGAAGGAGTTCAATCTGCAACTCCGAGAACTCCTGGATCCAATTCCTACTCTCCCCACCTGGCTACTATTAGGCTCTCCGGCATCCATCCATGTCAGAGGCCCTCCCTCAGGAATACCTACTTCCCTCTGAGTCTCAAAGATCTTATAGACATACCTTTCATGTCAGAGTCATCGTTTGGAGTCCCAGGATCTCTCTGATCAAAGGAGTCGGCGGAAATACTTCGCTCCCTTTTCCCCTTGCCCTTGGCACCATTTCCAGCCCCATTCTTCAGCCCCATGCTCCCACCTGGGCCAGGGAGTGCTTTAGGGGTATGGCCCCCACTCTTGGAGTCACAGGGGGATGGCTGGGATTGGCTGGCTGAGCCCCCCTGTTTACCCTGATTGGAGAATTTGGAATCCAGCTGGGGGTTTCCAGATGGGGACATCACTGTAGGGGGACGGACCATCACCTCCTGCTTTGACTTAGGGCTACTAGAAGAGACAAATAACAAAGGGAGATCAGACACCGGACAAGACTGGGCAGCACAAATCAAAGAGGTCTGATTTCTATCACAGGTCAGGGAGACCTGGACAGCTAAAGTAACCACCCCACCTTTCACTTAAGCCGCTTGCTTGTTCTCTTCTCCCCATTCTCATCTCAGAGCTATCAACAGAGAGGAGGATTTGGGCAGAGTGGCCTGCCTCGTCTCAGGAACCCTAGAGTCACATGGGGACCCATCGCTAGGGCTTCTGTCAATAAAGGACAACGGTTTCTATGTACATAGAGAAATGACTCTCACACTAAGACTAGCTCAGAGTAAACAAACAGACATCGTTAAGATCAAAATACTACCCACCCCTCAGCTGATGAACAAGGAACAGCTGTAACAAGAGACTGGCTTCCCTGCTGGAAAATACGAGCAGGTCTGGGAGAGAGTGAGGAAACCCGCTGGTGACTGGCAGTCTGGGGAAACCCTCCAGGACACTAATCACCAAATAAGAGTATCACACCAGAGCAGACACACTAACCACTGCCtccaggggaggaggaagaaattcTTTTAAGATATCAATTTTGCAGAACAGAGGAAAAAGCTTCACAGTGGGGGTCAGGGGCTGGTGTTTTAGTTCCAGAACCTTAGGCCTCCTCAACATtccaggtctcagtttcctcatttggcaAGTTTAGCACATTGTACTGGatggtttttaatgttttgttgaggAGGGGGGCTATAATGAGGAGCAGTCAGGTAAGGATGGACAAATGAGTAACAGGAGAACGCTAACCTAAACTCTGACTCACTATTCTATCACTGTTTACTTGAGTCTTTTGCTTTTCCCATTTGGGTCTCATGATTCAACACACTGTTCCACCAGTTAGTGTTCAGGGTCCACTATGATGTCCCAAGGGGCAGCTGGGCCAGGCCCTAGGCCTCACCTCTGTGTGTTTCCTGACGGAGAGTTCCTCACTTTAGGGTTACTGGAATGCATTGATTGAAATCCTGAGCTTGCAGCCACAAACAGGGACGGGCTCACCGAGTTCCTCTCGGGCTGCAGCAGAAACAGCTGCTGGGGGCAGTGGCAGGGGCCCACTGCGTGCTGGGTGCGTCCCTTAGCGCTGGCTGCCTGCACgcctttttcctctttgtttttctccgCTGTGGAAGTGGGTCCTGTCCCCTTGCGGCTCCAGCATTCTCTGGGTGTGTGCCTCCGGCTGCCAAAGGAAAATCT from the Bos javanicus breed banteng chromosome 3, ARS-OSU_banteng_1.0, whole genome shotgun sequence genome contains:
- the BCL9 gene encoding B-cell CLL/lymphoma 9 protein isoform X1; translated protein: MHSSNPKVRNSPSGNTQSSPKSKQEVMVRPPTVMSPSGNPQLDSKFSNQGKQGGSASQSQPSPCDSKSGGHTPKALPGPGGSMGLKNGAGNGAKGKGKRERSISADSFDQRDPGTPNDDSDMKECNSADHIKSQDSQHTPHSMTPSNATVPRSSTPSHGQTTAPEPTPAQKTPAKVVYVFSTEMANKAAEAVLKGQVETIVSFHIQNISNSKTERSTAPLNTQISALRNDPKPLPQQPPAPANQDQNSSQNTRLQPTPPIPAPAPKPAAPPRPLDRDSPGVENKLIPSVGSPAGSTPLPPDSTGPNSTPNNRAVTPVSQGSNSSSADPKAPPPPPVSSGEPPTLGENPDGLSQEQLEHRERSLQTLRDIQRMLFPDEKEFPGGQSGGPQQNTGVLDGPQKKPEGPIQAMMVQSQSLGKGPGPRTDVGAPFGPQGHRDVPFSPDEMVPPSMNSQSGPIGPDHLDHMTPEQIAWLKLQQEFYEEKRRKQEQVVVQQCSLQDMMVHQHGPRGVVRGPPPPYQMTPGEAWGPGGSEPFADGINMPHSLPPRAMAPHPNMPGSQMRLPGFAGMMNSEMEGPNVPNPASRPGLSAVSWPDDVPKIPDGRNFPPGQGVFSGPGRGERFPNPQGLSEEMFQQQLAEKQLGLPPGMSVEGIRPGMEMNRMIPGSQRHVEPGNNPIFPRIPVEGPLSPSRGDFPKGMPPQLGPGRELEFGMVPSGMKGDVSLNVSMGSNSQMIPQKMREAGAGPEEMLKLRAGGADMLPAQQKMVPLPFGEHPQQEYGMGPRPFLPMSQGPGSNSGLRNLREPMGPDQRTNSRLSHMPPLPLNPSSNPTSLNTAPPVQRGLGRKPVDISVAGSQVHSPGINPLKSPTMRQVQSPMLGSPSGNLKSPQTPSQLAGMLAGPAAAASIKSPPVLGSAAASPVHLKSPSLPAPSPGWTSSPKPPLQSPGIPPNHKAPLTMASPAMLASVESGGPPPPTASQSVSVSIPGSLPSSTPYTMPPEPTLSQNPLSIMMSRMSKFAMPSSTPLYHDAIKTVASSDDDSPPARSPNLPSMNNMPGMGINTQNPRISGPNPVVPMPTLSPMGMTQPLSHSNQMPSPNAMGPNIPPHGVPMGPGLMSHNPIMGHGSQEPPMVPQGRMGFPQGFPPVQSPPQQVPFPHNGPSGGQGNFPGGMGFPGEGPLGRPSNLPQSSADAALCKPGGPGGPDSFAVLGNSMPSVFTDPDLQEVIRPGATGIPEFDLSRIIPSEKPSQTLQYFPRGEVPGRKQPQGPGPGFSHMQGMMGEQAPRMGLALPGMGGPGPVGTPDIPLGTAPSMPGHNPMRPPAFLQQGMMGPHHRMMSPAQSTMPGQPTLMSNPAAAVGMIPGKDRGPAGLYTHPGPVGSPGMMMSMQGMMGPQQNIMIPPQMRPRGMAADVGMGGFSQGPGNPGNMMF
- the BCL9 gene encoding B-cell CLL/lymphoma 9 protein isoform X3, with amino-acid sequence MHSSNPKVRNSPSGNTQSSPKSKQEVMVRPPTVMSPSGNPQLDSKFSNQECNSADHIKSQDSQHTPHSMTPSNATVPRSSTPSHGQTTAPEPTPAQKTPAKVVYVFSTEMANKAAEAVLKGQVETIVSFHIQNISNSKTERSTAPLNTQISALRNDPKPLPQQPPAPANQDQNSSQNTRLQPTPPIPAPAPKPAAPPRPLDRDSPGVENKLIPSVGSPAGSTPLPPDSTGPNSTPNNRAVTPVSQGSNSSSADPKAPPPPPVSSGEPPTLGENPDGLSQEQLEHRERSLQTLRDIQRMLFPDEKEFPGGQSGGPQQNTGVLDGPQKKPEGPIQAMMVQSQSLGKGPGPRTDVGAPFGPQGHRDVPFSPDEMVPPSMNSQSGPIGPDHLDHMTPEQIAWLKLQQEFYEEKRRKQEQVVVQQCSLQDMMVHQHGPRGVVRGPPPPYQMTPGEAWGPGGSEPFADGINMPHSLPPRAMAPHPNMPGSQMRLPGFAGMMNSEMEGPNVPNPASRPGLSAVSWPDDVPKIPDGRNFPPGQGVFSGPGRGERFPNPQGLSEEMFQQQLAEKQLGLPPGMSVEGIRPGMEMNRMIPGSQRHVEPGNNPIFPRIPVEGPLSPSRGDFPKGMPPQLGPGRELEFGMVPSGMKGDVSLNVSMGSNSQMIPQKMREAGAGPEEMLKLRAGGADMLPAQQKMVPLPFGEHPQQEYGMGPRPFLPMSQGPGSNSGLRNLREPMGPDQRTNSRLSHMPPLPLNPSSNPTSLNTAPPVQRGLGRKPVDISVAGSQVHSPGINPLKSPTMRQVQSPMLGSPSGNLKSPQTPSQLAGMLAGPAAAASIKSPPVLGSAAASPVHLKSPSLPAPSPGWTSSPKPPLQSPGIPPNHKAPLTMASPAMLASVESGGPPPPTASQSVSVSIPGSLPSSTPYTMPPEPTLSQNPLSIMMSRMSKFAMPSSTPLYHDAIKTVASSDDDSPPARSPNLPSMNNMPGMGINTQNPRISGPNPVVPMPTLSPMGMTQPLSHSNQMPSPNAMGPNIPPHGVPMGPGLMSHNPIMGHGSQEPPMVPQGRMGFPQGFPPVQSPPQQVPFPHNGPSGGQGNFPGGMGFPGEGPLGRPSNLPQSSADAALCKPGGPGGPDSFAVLGNSMPSVFTDPDLQEVIRPGATGIPEFDLSRIIPSEKPSQTLQYFPRGEVPGRKQPQGPGPGFSHMQGMMGEQAPRMGLALPGMGGPGPVGTPDIPLGTAPSMPGHNPMRPPAFLQQGMMGPHHRMMSPAQSTMPGQPTLMSNPAAAVGMIPGKDRGPAGLYTHPGPVGSPGMMMSMQGMMGPQQNIMIPPQMRPRGMAADVGMGGFSQGPGNPGNMMF